The Oscillatoria sp. FACHB-1406 genome segment ACGGAGCGAGACATCGACCTCTACGAACTTGAAGAACTCTGCGATGCCGTTGGTTGGGCGCGCCGCCCGCTTAGAAAAGTTAGAAAAGCCCTCCAACATAGTTTTCTTGTGGTTACTATGTGGGAACAGCGGGGCGTAAAGCGTCGTTTGATCGGCTTTTCTCGGGCGACTTCCGATCGCGCTTTTAATGCCACGATTTGGGATGTCGTCGTGCATCCTCAATTCCAGAATCGCGGTCTTGGCAAAGCTTTGATGAAATACACGATCAAAAAGCTGCGTAGCGAAGATATCAGCAATATTACCCTTTTCGCCGACCCTCAAGTTATCGATTTTTATCGCCGCCTTGGTTTTACCTTGGATCCGGAGGGAATTAAAGGGATGTTTTGGTATCCAGATTCTTAAAAGGACGCGATCGCCTTGAGGTCTGAAGCGATCGATCTTGTGTTATGATGGTCGCTGTTATTAATACAGCGGGATGTAGCGCAGCTTGGTAGCGCGCTTGCTTTGGGAGCAAGATGCCGCAGGTTCAAATCCTGTCATCCCGATTTAACATAAAGCCCTAGAACGTTATCACTGTAACGCTTCAAGGGCTTTTTAGCTTGTAGACGAGCCGATTGAGAAAGCTGGGATGAGGGGAGATTTTGGTATTAAAGCGGTATTAAAACCAATAATACCAACTTAGTACCCATGTATTGACTAGCTTTCAGCCCTCTCGCCTTACTGTCTAAATCAGTTCACATGAACGCATATATGTAATCAATATGCAATCAGCAAAGTAGTCCAATTAAGTGGTATCGTCTGTTTTGACACGGATAAGTCAAAATAGACTCAGACAACAAAATGACCAGCGCAGGTAGTTACTGCCACTGGTCACGTAGTTTTATATGTACTCACCCCGATAATACCATGACACAACAACACCAATCGGCGATTGCTGACATTGTTTCACGCTTGTCAATTCAATTGACTCAACTTGAAGCTCAATTGATGGTTGTCACTCACGTTCAAGAACACATTTTAGAAGATTTCAGCGTCTTTGACCTACCATTACTCACTACTGACAATGAGCATCTTTTTTACGACCAATCAGCCTTTGCCAGTGAAATCTTAAAGTGTTATCGCACTTCAATGGAATCCCGACTAAAGGTAATGAACGAACAGGTTAGTTGCCATGTTGGTGTAACCATTTTTTCGTCTCAGGAAGCAGGGTGAAGTTACAGCGTATCTTTTTTTCTTTCGGTTTTGTACGCATAATGGGGAAGGTATGTGTAGAACTAACGTACTGATATTATGCCATAAGTTGTACACGGTAGTACAACCCAACGACAAAACTCTGACGGCAAGGCGTTGCAATGGGGTTGGAGTGATGGAAGGATAGATGATGCAAGTATCCCGACGTAACACACATCATGACAATTGACGTGCATACCCTTGCTGAGGAATTGGGTGTTAGCGCTGAAAGGCTGACAAAGCGACTGGTTCGATTGAGTATTGATAAGTACAGGCAGAGTCCTGAGTGTGTAGTCTTGAGATATCTAAAAAAGGTCAATGAGCCGCAATCGGTAAAGGAAATTACGTTAGGTAGTGGA includes the following:
- a CDS encoding GNAT family N-acetyltransferase; amino-acid sequence: MGFWKNLFSSSESITTSPKSMSGDPDAISNETRIVFSTERDIDLYELEELCDAVGWARRPLRKVRKALQHSFLVVTMWEQRGVKRRLIGFSRATSDRAFNATIWDVVVHPQFQNRGLGKALMKYTIKKLRSEDISNITLFADPQVIDFYRRLGFTLDPEGIKGMFWYPDS